A portion of the Musa acuminata AAA Group cultivar baxijiao chromosome BXJ1-1, Cavendish_Baxijiao_AAA, whole genome shotgun sequence genome contains these proteins:
- the LOC103985312 gene encoding calcium-dependent protein kinase 26 isoform X2, translated as MGNTCRGSLAGNKYLPNYSGPVERSSSSTSSSDGTPRRRRHRHHNHLTSSTLADPTKPESDAVTMRRSGGGGDTWVLGHKTASLRDLYTLGRKLGQGQFGTTYLCTEGATGKEFACKSISKRKLTAKEDVEDVRREIQIMHHLSGHRNVVTIKGAYEDPLYVHIVMELCEGGELFDRIIQRGHYSERKAAELIRIVVGVVEACHSLGVMHRDLKPENFLLANKDDDSSLKAIDFGLSVFFKPGQIFTDVVGSPYYVAPEVLRKHYGPEADVWTAGVILYILLSGVPPFWAETQQGIFDAVLKGFIDFDTEPWPMISDSAKDLIRKMLCSRPSDRLTAHEVLCHPWICENGVAPDQALDPAVLSRLKQFSAMNKLKKMALRVIAESLSEEEIAGLREMFQAMDTDNSGAITFDELKEGLKRYGSNLKESEIRDLMDAADVDNSGTIDYGEFVAATIHLNKLEREEHLAAAFSYFDKDGSGYITVDELQQACKEHNMTDVLIEDIIQEVDQDNYLTCETSSMLEKKKKKES; from the exons ATGGGCAACACGTGCCGTGGATCCTTAGCAGGAAACAAGTACCTCCCCAACTACAGCGGGCCCGTCGaacgctcctcctcctccacctcttccTCCGACGGCACCccacgccgccgccgccaccgccaccacaaCCACCTAACGTCCTCCACCCTCGCCGACCCGACGAAGCCTGAGAGCGACGCCGTCACCATGcggcgcagcggcggcggcggcgacaccTGGGTACTGGGCCACAAGACCGCTAGCCTCCGCGACCTCTACACGCTGGGGCGGAAGCTCGGGCAGGGGCAGTTCGGCACCACGTACCTGTGCACCGAAGGCGCCACGGGGAAGGAGTTCGCCTGCAAGTCCATCTCCAAGCGGAAGCTGACGGCGAAGGAGGACGTGGAGGACGTACGGCGGGAGATCCAGATCATGCACCACCTGTCGGGCCACCGGAACGTGGTCACCATCAAAGGCGCGTACGAGGACCCGCTCTACGTGCACATCGTGATGGAGCTGTGCGAGGGCGGGGAGCTGTTCGACCGCATCATACAGCGCGGCCACTACAGCGAGCGCAAGGCCGCCGAGCTCATTAGGATCGTCGTCGGCGTCGTGGAGGCCTGCCACTCGCTCGGCGTAATGCACAGGGACCTCAAGCCGGAGAACTTCTTGCTGGCTAATAAGGACGACGACTCCTCGCTCAAGGCCATAGATTTCGGCCTCTCCGTCTTCTTCAAGCCCG GCCAGATCTTCACAGATGTTGTAGGCAGCCCTTATTATGTAGCTCCTGAGGTACTGCGCAAGCACTACGGGCCAGAAGCTGATGTCTGGACAGCTGGGGTGATACTATACATATTATTGAGTGGAGTGCCTCCTTTTTGGGCTG AAACACAGCAAGGAATATTTGATGCAGTTTTGAAGGGATTCATTGATTTTGATACGGAGCCATGGCCAATGATCTCTGACAGTGCAAAGGACCTGATAAGAAAAATGCTTTGTTCTCGTCCTTCAGATCGCCTTACTGCCCATGAAGTACTTT GTCATCCCTGGATATGCGAAAATGGAGTTGCTCCAGATCAGGCACTGGATCCAGCCGTACTCTCTCGCCTTAAACAATTCTCAGCAATGAATAAGTTAAAGAAGATGGCTTTAAGA GTAATTGCTGAAAGCCTTTCTGAAGAGGAGATTGCAGGACTGAGAGAAATGTTCCAGGCAATGGACACTGACAACAGTGGTGCGATCACATTCGATGAGCTAAAAGAGGGTTTAAAAAGATATGGCTCAAACTTGAAGGAGTCAGAGATCCGTGATCTCATGGATGCT GCTGATGTGGACAACAGTGGCACCATTGACTATGGGGAATTTGTAGCTGCAACGATACATCTTAACAAACTGGAGCGTGAAGAGCATTTGGCAGCAGCATTTTCTTACTTTGATAAGGATGGAAGTGGTTATATCACAGTTGATGAACTTCAGCAAGCTTGTAAAGAGCACAATATGACCGATGTTTTGATCGAGGATATTATCCAAGAAGTTGATCAAGATAAT TATTTGACATGTGAAACTTCAAGCATgctggaaaagaaaaagaagaaagaatcatga
- the LOC103985312 gene encoding calcium-dependent protein kinase 26 isoform X1: MGNTCRGSLAGNKYLPNYSGPVERSSSSTSSSDGTPRRRRHRHHNHLTSSTLADPTKPESDAVTMRRSGGGGDTWVLGHKTASLRDLYTLGRKLGQGQFGTTYLCTEGATGKEFACKSISKRKLTAKEDVEDVRREIQIMHHLSGHRNVVTIKGAYEDPLYVHIVMELCEGGELFDRIIQRGHYSERKAAELIRIVVGVVEACHSLGVMHRDLKPENFLLANKDDDSSLKAIDFGLSVFFKPGQIFTDVVGSPYYVAPEVLRKHYGPEADVWTAGVILYILLSGVPPFWAETQQGIFDAVLKGFIDFDTEPWPMISDSAKDLIRKMLCSRPSDRLTAHEVLCHPWICENGVAPDQALDPAVLSRLKQFSAMNKLKKMALRVIAESLSEEEIAGLREMFQAMDTDNSGAITFDELKEGLKRYGSNLKESEIRDLMDAADVDNSGTIDYGEFVAATIHLNKLEREEHLAAAFSYFDKDGSGYITVDELQQACKEHNMTDVLIEDIIQEVDQDNDGRIDYGEFVTMMRKGNMGHGRITMRNMRNSLKISRRDEPETP; encoded by the exons ATGGGCAACACGTGCCGTGGATCCTTAGCAGGAAACAAGTACCTCCCCAACTACAGCGGGCCCGTCGaacgctcctcctcctccacctcttccTCCGACGGCACCccacgccgccgccgccaccgccaccacaaCCACCTAACGTCCTCCACCCTCGCCGACCCGACGAAGCCTGAGAGCGACGCCGTCACCATGcggcgcagcggcggcggcggcgacaccTGGGTACTGGGCCACAAGACCGCTAGCCTCCGCGACCTCTACACGCTGGGGCGGAAGCTCGGGCAGGGGCAGTTCGGCACCACGTACCTGTGCACCGAAGGCGCCACGGGGAAGGAGTTCGCCTGCAAGTCCATCTCCAAGCGGAAGCTGACGGCGAAGGAGGACGTGGAGGACGTACGGCGGGAGATCCAGATCATGCACCACCTGTCGGGCCACCGGAACGTGGTCACCATCAAAGGCGCGTACGAGGACCCGCTCTACGTGCACATCGTGATGGAGCTGTGCGAGGGCGGGGAGCTGTTCGACCGCATCATACAGCGCGGCCACTACAGCGAGCGCAAGGCCGCCGAGCTCATTAGGATCGTCGTCGGCGTCGTGGAGGCCTGCCACTCGCTCGGCGTAATGCACAGGGACCTCAAGCCGGAGAACTTCTTGCTGGCTAATAAGGACGACGACTCCTCGCTCAAGGCCATAGATTTCGGCCTCTCCGTCTTCTTCAAGCCCG GCCAGATCTTCACAGATGTTGTAGGCAGCCCTTATTATGTAGCTCCTGAGGTACTGCGCAAGCACTACGGGCCAGAAGCTGATGTCTGGACAGCTGGGGTGATACTATACATATTATTGAGTGGAGTGCCTCCTTTTTGGGCTG AAACACAGCAAGGAATATTTGATGCAGTTTTGAAGGGATTCATTGATTTTGATACGGAGCCATGGCCAATGATCTCTGACAGTGCAAAGGACCTGATAAGAAAAATGCTTTGTTCTCGTCCTTCAGATCGCCTTACTGCCCATGAAGTACTTT GTCATCCCTGGATATGCGAAAATGGAGTTGCTCCAGATCAGGCACTGGATCCAGCCGTACTCTCTCGCCTTAAACAATTCTCAGCAATGAATAAGTTAAAGAAGATGGCTTTAAGA GTAATTGCTGAAAGCCTTTCTGAAGAGGAGATTGCAGGACTGAGAGAAATGTTCCAGGCAATGGACACTGACAACAGTGGTGCGATCACATTCGATGAGCTAAAAGAGGGTTTAAAAAGATATGGCTCAAACTTGAAGGAGTCAGAGATCCGTGATCTCATGGATGCT GCTGATGTGGACAACAGTGGCACCATTGACTATGGGGAATTTGTAGCTGCAACGATACATCTTAACAAACTGGAGCGTGAAGAGCATTTGGCAGCAGCATTTTCTTACTTTGATAAGGATGGAAGTGGTTATATCACAGTTGATGAACTTCAGCAAGCTTGTAAAGAGCACAATATGACCGATGTTTTGATCGAGGATATTATCCAAGAAGTTGATCAAGATAAT GATGGTCGTATTGACTATGGTGAGTTTGTTACTATGATGCGAAAAGGCAACATGGGACATGGAAGAATAACCATGCGGAACATGCGAAATAGTCTGAAAATTTCCAGGAGAGATGAGCCGGAAACTCCCTGA
- the LOC103985312 gene encoding calcium-dependent protein kinase 26 isoform X3, translating to MGNTCRGSLAGNKYLPNYSGPVERSSSSTSSSDGTPRRRRHRHHNHLTSSTLADPTKPESDAVTMRRSGGGGDTWVLGHKTASLRDLYTLGRKLGQGQFGTTYLCTEGATGKEFACKSISKRKLTAKEDVEDVRREIQIMHHLSGHRNVVTIKGAYEDPLYVHIVMELCEGGELFDRIIQRGHYSERKAAELIRIVVGVVEACHSLGVMHRDLKPENFLLANKDDDSSLKAIDFGLSVFFKPGQIFTDVVGSPYYVAPEVLRKHYGPEADVWTAGVILYILLSGVPPFWAETQQGIFDAVLKGFIDFDTEPWPMISDSAKDLIRKMLCSRPSDRLTAHEVLCHPWICENGVAPDQALDPAVLSRLKQFSAMNKLKKMALRVIAESLSEEEIAGLREMFQAMDTDNSGAITFDELKEGLKRYGSNLKESEIRDLMDAADVDNSGTIDYGEFVAATIHLNKLEREEHLAAAFSYFDKDGSGYITVDELQQACKEHNMTDVLIEDIIQEVDQDNAVKS from the exons ATGGGCAACACGTGCCGTGGATCCTTAGCAGGAAACAAGTACCTCCCCAACTACAGCGGGCCCGTCGaacgctcctcctcctccacctcttccTCCGACGGCACCccacgccgccgccgccaccgccaccacaaCCACCTAACGTCCTCCACCCTCGCCGACCCGACGAAGCCTGAGAGCGACGCCGTCACCATGcggcgcagcggcggcggcggcgacaccTGGGTACTGGGCCACAAGACCGCTAGCCTCCGCGACCTCTACACGCTGGGGCGGAAGCTCGGGCAGGGGCAGTTCGGCACCACGTACCTGTGCACCGAAGGCGCCACGGGGAAGGAGTTCGCCTGCAAGTCCATCTCCAAGCGGAAGCTGACGGCGAAGGAGGACGTGGAGGACGTACGGCGGGAGATCCAGATCATGCACCACCTGTCGGGCCACCGGAACGTGGTCACCATCAAAGGCGCGTACGAGGACCCGCTCTACGTGCACATCGTGATGGAGCTGTGCGAGGGCGGGGAGCTGTTCGACCGCATCATACAGCGCGGCCACTACAGCGAGCGCAAGGCCGCCGAGCTCATTAGGATCGTCGTCGGCGTCGTGGAGGCCTGCCACTCGCTCGGCGTAATGCACAGGGACCTCAAGCCGGAGAACTTCTTGCTGGCTAATAAGGACGACGACTCCTCGCTCAAGGCCATAGATTTCGGCCTCTCCGTCTTCTTCAAGCCCG GCCAGATCTTCACAGATGTTGTAGGCAGCCCTTATTATGTAGCTCCTGAGGTACTGCGCAAGCACTACGGGCCAGAAGCTGATGTCTGGACAGCTGGGGTGATACTATACATATTATTGAGTGGAGTGCCTCCTTTTTGGGCTG AAACACAGCAAGGAATATTTGATGCAGTTTTGAAGGGATTCATTGATTTTGATACGGAGCCATGGCCAATGATCTCTGACAGTGCAAAGGACCTGATAAGAAAAATGCTTTGTTCTCGTCCTTCAGATCGCCTTACTGCCCATGAAGTACTTT GTCATCCCTGGATATGCGAAAATGGAGTTGCTCCAGATCAGGCACTGGATCCAGCCGTACTCTCTCGCCTTAAACAATTCTCAGCAATGAATAAGTTAAAGAAGATGGCTTTAAGA GTAATTGCTGAAAGCCTTTCTGAAGAGGAGATTGCAGGACTGAGAGAAATGTTCCAGGCAATGGACACTGACAACAGTGGTGCGATCACATTCGATGAGCTAAAAGAGGGTTTAAAAAGATATGGCTCAAACTTGAAGGAGTCAGAGATCCGTGATCTCATGGATGCT GCTGATGTGGACAACAGTGGCACCATTGACTATGGGGAATTTGTAGCTGCAACGATACATCTTAACAAACTGGAGCGTGAAGAGCATTTGGCAGCAGCATTTTCTTACTTTGATAAGGATGGAAGTGGTTATATCACAGTTGATGAACTTCAGCAAGCTTGTAAAGAGCACAATATGACCGATGTTTTGATCGAGGATATTATCCAAGAAGTTGATCAAGATAAT GCCGTAAAAAGTTGA
- the LOC103985303 gene encoding plant UBX domain-containing protein 7 — translation METLPTAADKQQLVSSFLEIALGQTPETATQFLQATGWKLEEALQLFYVGNEGGGLATSSFPPPPTGSPSEQENVMSSGSLVQGALEDEVRPPLPVKRDTLYGDTPLFRHQSSAMVAFRNFDEESKRSAVWESNESSASTANGSRDNLASLYSPPFALMYQGSFDQAKIEASLQGKWLLINLQSNEEFSSHMLNRDTWSNEAVAQTIRTNFIFWQVYYDTSEGKKVCTYYNLITLPAVLVIDPITGQKMRAWSGMVHPERLLEDLLPFLDKGPKEHHTFLPQKRPRVAHDSAPNNILDKEAVEEDVEVLQAIAASMEDAKSPPRPPVTDDDPKPEKDGETSSNGNLTYPPLPEEPKGSKELCRVGIRLPDGCRIQRKFLRTDPIKLLWSFCSSKLEDGQRRPFHFTQAIPGASKSLEYESNSNFEEAGLSNSMITLVWD, via the exons ATGGAGACCCTCCCAACGGCGGCGGATAAGCAGCAGCTCGTGTCGTCCTTCCTCGAGATCGCGCTCGGCCAGACCCCTGAGACCGCTACGCAGTTCCTTCAG GCAACGGGTTGGAAGCTTGAGGAGGCTCTCCAACTCTTTTACGTCGGCAATGAGGGTGGTGGGCTGGCGACGTCTTCCTTTCCGCCGCCTCCCACCGGAAGTCCTAG CGAGCAGGAGAATGTTATGTCAAGCGGAAGTTTAGTGCAAGGTGCCCTCGAGGATGAAGTGCGTCCACCGTTACCTGTCAAAAGAGATACACTTTACGGGGATACACCTTTATTTAG GCATCAATCAAGTGCAATGGTTGCGTTCCGCAATTTTGATGAGGAGTCAAAACGATCTGCTGTTTGGGAATCAAATGAAAGTTCTGCATCAACAGCCAATGGTTCCCGTGATAACCTTGCTTCTTTATATAGTCCACCTTTTGCTTTGATGTACCAAGGATCTTTCGACCAG GCAAAGATTGAGGCTTCCCTTCAGGGTAAGTGGTTATTAATCAATTTGCAGTCCAATGAAGAATTCAGCTCACACATG CTTAACCGTGATACATGGTCCAATGAAGCTGTGGCACAAACAATTCGGACCAATTTCATCTTCTGGCAG GTGTACTATGATACTAGTGAGGGGAAGAAGGTCTGCACCTACTACAACTTGATTACTCTTCCTGCTGTTCTTGTCATCGATCCCATTACTGGACAAAAAATGCGTGCATGGAGTGGTATGGTACATCCAGAGCGTTTGCTGGAG GATTTGCTTCCATTTCTAGATAAAGGTCCCAAGGAGCATCATACTTTTCTTCCTCAGAAACGTCCAAGAGTTGcccatgattctgctcctaataacATACTAG ACAAAGAAGCCGTGGAGGAGGATGTAGAGGTTCTGCAGGCGATAGCAGCCTCCATGGAGGATGCTAAAAGCCCTCCTAGGCCACCTGTAACTGATGATGATCCTAAACCTGAGAAAGATGGTGAAACCAGCTCAAATGGAAACCTGACTTATCCACCTCTTCCTGAAGAACCAAAAGGAAGCAAAGAACTTTGCAGAGTCGGGATTCGTCTCCCAGATGGCTGTAGAATCCAGAGAAAATTTCTTCGAACTGATCCAATAAAG CTTTTATGGTCTTTCTGCTCCTCTAAGTTAGAGGATGGACAAAGACGACCTTTCCATTTTACGCAAGCCATTCCTGGTGCATCAAAGAGTCTCGAATACGAgagcaactcaaactttgaagaagcaGGTTTATCAAATTCAATGATCACCTTGGTTTGGGATTGA
- the LOC135634473 gene encoding uncharacterized protein LOC135634473 has product MWKESNGPLASFVLPSSNGHQPSNDLKPQRHSLSLSLSLSLSTSPSLPLLGLQFLIGSAASRAMDLSPDTEEYIKESIESSLGLPVSVKSLSLKLLATEDARHRLQDQIFVLEERLTEADKRLEQCRAEANMNAQGVKRCVEEKEMIASKYADLVNHCRKLEEECSLYERDLERIMESCDELGKENEELRARLDDNSGLESLGAEVESLKKDKEHLRINLHRAEEEVKLLFQENKMLDEDNKRLLELLKRERSRQGSDSHKRSATASAKGKRKSSPNDCSSPPGRMIDFAAADSSRQPLSPLHQNSPESRMHRK; this is encoded by the exons ATGTGGAAAGAGTCGAACGGCCCATTGGCTTCATTTGTTCTCCCTTCTTCAAACGGGCATCaaccctccaacgatttgaaacccCAACGCcattccctttctctctctctctctctctctctctccacatctCCCAGTCTCCCCTTGCTAGGGCTCCAGTTCTTGATCGGCTCCGCGGCCTCGAGGGCGATGGATCTCTCTCCGGACACCGAGGAGTACATCAAGGAGTCCATCGAGAGTTCGCTGGGCCTCCCGGTCTCCGTCAAGAGCCTCAGCCTGAAGCTCCTTGCCACGGAGGACGCCCGACACCGCCTTCAAGATCAGATCTTTGTCTTGGAGGAGCGGCTCACGGAGGCCGATAAGCGATTGGAGCAGTGTAGG GCGGAGGCGAACATGAACGCCCAAGGAGTGAAGAGGTGCGTGGAGGAGAAGGAGATGATCGCGTCCAAGTATGCTGATTTGGTGAATCACTGCCGCAAGTTGGAGGAGGAGTGCTCTCTGTATGAGCGCGACTTGGAGAGGATTATGGAGTCTTGTGACGAGTTGGGGAAGGAGAACGAGGAGCTGCGGGCACGGCTGGATGACAATTCTGGC CTAGAATCATTGGGTGCTGAAGTTGAGTCCTTGAAGAAGGACAAGGAACACCTAAGGATAAATCTCCACAGAGCTGAAGAGGAG GTCAAGCTTCTCTTTCAAGAAAACAAAATGCTGGATGAAGATAACAAGAGACTGCTGGAATTACTTAAACGGGAAAGAAGTCGCCAAGGATCTGACAGCCACAAACGCTCTGCCACTGCTTCTGCTAAG GGAAAACGCAAGTCAAGCCCAAACGACTGCAGCAGTCCTCCGGGGCGAATGATCGATTTTGCTGCGGCAGATTCATCAAGACAGCCTCTGTCACCTCTGCATCAGAACTCTCCTGAATCCAGAATGCATAGGAAGTGA